The Sphaerospermopsis torques-reginae ITEP-024 genome has a window encoding:
- the lepB gene encoding signal peptidase I — protein MQNQVSDKNSSQQPDNSWIVELGKTVILSVFLALGIRTLVAEARWIPTGSMEPTLHGVQDQWKADKIIVDKVTYKFGNPQRGDIVVFSPTDELKREQYHDAFIKRIIGLPGEKIELKDGKVYINKKYLPEEQYLFPSSRTVVDVCASGSQPPFLAKPQTIPADSYLVLGDNRGSSYDGRCWGLVPRKNIIGRAVIRFWPLNKIGGLDKSPLYPLTNP, from the coding sequence ATGCAAAATCAAGTGTCTGATAAAAACTCTAGCCAACAACCTGATAATTCCTGGATCGTCGAGCTAGGCAAAACTGTTATATTGAGCGTCTTTCTGGCCTTGGGAATTCGTACCCTAGTCGCTGAAGCGCGTTGGATTCCTACAGGGTCAATGGAACCGACGCTACACGGTGTACAAGACCAATGGAAGGCTGACAAGATTATTGTCGATAAGGTGACTTATAAATTTGGCAACCCACAGCGGGGCGATATAGTTGTATTTTCACCCACGGACGAACTCAAGAGAGAACAATACCACGATGCCTTTATTAAACGCATTATAGGTTTACCAGGAGAAAAAATAGAACTTAAAGACGGCAAAGTATATATTAATAAAAAATATCTGCCAGAAGAACAATATTTATTTCCCTCATCCCGTACTGTTGTGGATGTTTGTGCATCAGGATCTCAACCTCCTTTCTTAGCGAAACCGCAAACCATACCAGCCGATTCATACCTAGTGTTAGGTGACAATCGTGGTAGTAGTTATGATGGACGCTGTTGGGGTTTAGTACCACGGAAAAATATTATTGGTCGTGCTGTTATTCGTTTTTGGCCTCTGAATAAAATTGGCGGTCTTGATAAGTCTCCTTTGTATCCACTGACAAACCCTTAA
- a CDS encoding MOSC domain-containing protein codes for MAYLSKILLYPIKSLDGVEVEKATILSSGAFEYDREFAIVNAEGKFVNAKRHAKIHSLRANFSLTERVVHLQFPNSNSYQVFHLEQEQQQLAAKLSEFFGFAVTLRQNTKMGFPDDTDSPGPTVISTATLGEVAAWFPGVSVEEIRRRLRANIEIGDVPAFWEDRLFTDSGEPVSFQVGDVQFLGVNPCQRCIVPTRDSYLGETYPNFQKIFVQKRQATLPSWVAASRFNHFYKLSVNTRLAVSEAGKLIKVGDNIETLPKSFLTAQKTAEFSAVRQAH; via the coding sequence ATGGCCTATTTATCAAAGATTTTGTTATATCCGATTAAGTCACTCGATGGTGTAGAAGTAGAAAAAGCTACAATTTTATCAAGTGGCGCATTTGAGTATGACCGAGAGTTTGCCATTGTTAACGCAGAGGGTAAATTTGTCAATGCTAAACGCCATGCCAAAATTCATTCCTTGCGTGCCAATTTTTCCCTTACAGAAAGAGTTGTTCATCTTCAATTTCCTAATAGCAATTCATACCAGGTTTTTCATCTTGAACAAGAACAGCAACAACTAGCAGCAAAGTTAAGCGAATTTTTTGGCTTTGCTGTTACATTAAGACAAAACACCAAGATGGGTTTTCCTGATGATACAGACTCACCAGGACCCACGGTGATTAGTACAGCAACTTTAGGGGAAGTGGCTGCTTGGTTTCCTGGGGTGAGTGTGGAGGAAATACGCCGACGACTGCGTGCAAATATTGAGATTGGTGATGTACCAGCGTTTTGGGAAGATAGGCTGTTTACGGACAGTGGAGAACCTGTATCATTTCAAGTGGGAGATGTGCAGTTTTTGGGAGTCAACCCCTGTCAACGTTGTATAGTCCCAACACGAGATTCTTACTTGGGTGAAACTTACCCCAACTTTCAAAAAATATTTGTACAAAAACGTCAGGCAACTCTGCCATCATGGGTAGCTGCGTCGAGGTTTAATCACTTCTATAAATTGAGTGTAAATACCAGATTAGCTGTTTCAGAAGCCGGGAAACTGATAAAAGTTGGCGATAATATCGAAACATTGCCAAAAAGTTTCTTAACGGCACAAAAGACGGCTGAGTTTTCCGCAGTTCGACAAGCTCACTGA
- a CDS encoding site-2 protease family protein, translated as MAFWFLLLLGLATYLIVQRSVAHITRTPVWLLWLVLMTPAIILTGWTLIYGTQQSPPPELIIWPLLISLLLYWILFVSGHRVPENNPTAEPLPVRPIEPTEETNLRNCFPWSVYYIQNIEYRPQAVVCRGQLRTAPHQAYQQIKTNIEGQFGDRFLVIFQEGMDGKPFFVLVPNTQAARQNTKNRNLENFTQAATALGLLLMTLVTTTFIGSQIAGVEPTKIKTDFSLIVNGLPYALGLITILGIHELGHYFTARFHKIRSTLPYFIPVPFFLGTFGAFIQMRSPIPNRKALFDVSIAGPIAGFVATLPLLLWGLANSEVVPISDKTGLLNPNALNPKYSILLALLSKLALGSELTAKSALDLHPVAVAGFLGLIVTALNLMPVGQLDGGHIVHAMFGQRTAVVIGQISRLFLLILSFIRQEFLLWAILLLFIPLVDEPALNDVTELDNKRDVLGLLAIALLLLIILPLPEALARVLQI; from the coding sequence ATGGCATTTTGGTTTTTACTTTTACTGGGACTAGCTACTTATCTGATAGTGCAGCGTAGCGTTGCTCATATCACCCGCACCCCAGTGTGGTTGTTGTGGCTAGTATTAATGACACCAGCAATTATCCTCACTGGTTGGACGCTAATCTATGGTACACAACAATCACCCCCACCAGAATTGATTATTTGGCCGTTGCTTATCAGTTTGCTGTTATACTGGATATTATTTGTGTCGGGGCATCGAGTCCCAGAAAATAATCCTACCGCCGAACCTTTACCAGTGCGTCCTATTGAACCAACAGAAGAAACTAATCTGCGAAATTGTTTCCCTTGGTCTGTATACTACATTCAAAATATTGAGTATAGACCCCAAGCGGTGGTTTGTCGTGGTCAGTTGCGAACAGCACCGCATCAAGCTTATCAGCAAATTAAAACAAATATCGAAGGGCAATTTGGCGATCGCTTCCTGGTGATATTTCAAGAAGGGATGGATGGTAAACCCTTCTTTGTTCTAGTTCCCAATACTCAAGCTGCTAGACAAAATACCAAAAACCGCAATTTAGAAAATTTTACTCAAGCAGCAACAGCACTAGGATTGTTGTTAATGACTTTAGTTACAACCACCTTCATAGGTTCGCAAATTGCTGGAGTTGAACCAACAAAAATCAAAACTGACTTTTCTCTCATTGTCAATGGTTTACCCTATGCTTTAGGGTTAATCACTATTTTGGGTATCCACGAACTTGGTCACTATTTTACAGCGCGATTTCATAAAATTCGCTCAACCTTGCCTTATTTTATTCCTGTACCTTTTTTCTTGGGAACTTTTGGTGCATTTATTCAAATGCGAAGTCCAATTCCTAACCGCAAAGCTTTATTTGATGTGAGTATCGCAGGACCAATTGCCGGTTTTGTTGCTACTTTACCTTTACTGCTTTGGGGTTTAGCTAATTCAGAAGTAGTACCCATCAGCGACAAAACAGGACTTTTAAATCCCAATGCTTTAAATCCCAAATATTCAATTTTATTAGCTTTGCTTTCAAAATTGGCCTTGGGTAGTGAATTAACAGCCAAATCTGCTTTAGATTTGCATCCTGTAGCAGTTGCTGGATTTTTAGGTTTAATTGTCACAGCATTAAATTTAATGCCCGTAGGACAATTAGATGGTGGTCATATTGTTCATGCTATGTTTGGACAACGTACCGCTGTGGTAATTGGTCAAATTTCTCGGTTGTTTTTACTAATTCTTTCTTTTATCCGTCAAGAATTTTTGTTGTGGGCAATTCTGTTATTATTTATTCCCTTGGTTGACGAACCCGCATTAAATGATGTGACAGAATTAGACAACAAAAGAGATGTTTTAGGTTTACTGGCAATAGCTTTATTATTGTTAATTATACTGCCACTTCCTGAAGCTTTGGCTCGTGTGTTGCAAATTTAA
- a CDS encoding cobalt-precorrin-6A reductase, whose amino-acid sequence MLRVLILGGTGVAAELTARLNNITGIEAIASLAGRTREPVAPVGNVRIGGFGGVTGLAEYLQHQKIDVLIDATHPFANHISWNATAAATQAGIPRLLVNRPPWEKQPGDIWIEVENNTEAAKLLANQALENQALENQLFKHQTKRVFLTIGRQEISAFSHLQEMWFLMRMIDPPNADVVIPPGLMLFDRGPFTFDDEREILTKYNIDTIVSKNSGGNATYPKIIAAREMGIKVVMVKRPPVPPGELVADVESAVKWLLEKVGS is encoded by the coding sequence ATGTTGCGCGTTTTAATTCTGGGTGGTACTGGTGTTGCAGCAGAATTAACTGCACGACTAAATAATATTACTGGGATAGAGGCGATCGCATCTTTAGCCGGTCGTACCCGTGAACCTGTTGCACCTGTTGGTAATGTTCGCATTGGCGGTTTTGGTGGGGTGACGGGTTTAGCTGAATATTTACAACATCAAAAAATAGATGTGTTAATTGATGCTACTCATCCCTTTGCTAATCATATCTCTTGGAATGCGACCGCAGCAGCTACACAAGCGGGTATTCCTAGATTATTAGTAAATCGTCCCCCTTGGGAAAAACAACCGGGTGATATTTGGATTGAGGTAGAAAATAATACAGAAGCAGCAAAACTTTTAGCAAATCAAGCTTTAGAAAATCAAGCTTTAGAAAATCAACTTTTCAAACATCAAACAAAACGGGTTTTTTTAACCATTGGTAGACAAGAAATATCTGCGTTTTCTCATTTACAAGAAATGTGGTTTTTAATGCGAATGATCGATCCACCAAATGCTGATGTGGTGATACCTCCTGGTTTAATGTTATTTGATAGGGGACCCTTTACTTTCGATGATGAAAGGGAAATTTTAACTAAATATAATATAGATACTATTGTGAGTAAAAATAGTGGTGGAAATGCCACCTATCCGAAAATTATTGCAGCGCGAGAAATGGGAATAAAAGTAGTGATGGTGAAACGTCCACCTGTACCACCAGGAGAACTAGTTGCAGATGTGGAAAGTGCGGTAAAATGGTTGTTAGAGAAGGTGGGAAGTTGA
- the ldpA gene encoding circadian clock protein LdpA yields the protein MTKLLAPLQSLKQGNWFKLICGASFQHLPAVRSLTLAYTLAGADCIDVAADPAVINAAQEALLVAKTLVKDAQARGFNFSGHLPLLMVSLNDGEDPHFRKAQFNPIYCSPDCHRPCEKICPAQAIVFNNQKDSCSGIIAEKCYGCGRCIPACPYEIIDTASYLSTPGAIAPLIMSTGIDAIEIHTKVGRLAEFQRLWSNIAPWADQLKLLAISCNDGDGLIDYLQAIYDLISPRPQTLIWQTDGRSMSGDIGDGTTIAAIKLGQKVLAANLPGYVQLAGGTNSYTVPKLKAMGLLQEAGGRRQEAGGNKLSSPSELSTQNSIAGVAYGSYARVLLSSVIDKLENQEVSSTGVKASLRLEDEPELLWQAVKLADSLVSQIKSQ from the coding sequence GTGACCAAACTCTTAGCCCCTTTACAATCCCTAAAACAAGGTAACTGGTTTAAGCTGATTTGTGGAGCCAGTTTCCAACATCTACCGGCGGTCAGAAGTTTAACTTTAGCCTACACCTTGGCGGGTGCTGACTGCATAGATGTTGCTGCTGATCCGGCTGTAATTAATGCGGCTCAGGAAGCTTTACTGGTTGCTAAAACTCTTGTTAAAGATGCTCAAGCGAGAGGCTTTAATTTTTCAGGCCATTTGCCCTTGTTAATGGTTAGCCTCAACGATGGAGAAGATCCCCATTTTAGAAAAGCCCAATTTAATCCTATTTATTGTTCACCAGATTGCCATAGACCCTGTGAAAAAATTTGTCCAGCACAAGCTATAGTTTTTAACAATCAAAAAGATAGCTGTTCAGGAATTATTGCCGAAAAATGTTATGGCTGTGGGCGTTGCATTCCTGCCTGTCCTTATGAGATAATTGATACAGCATCATATCTGTCAACGCCGGGAGCGATTGCACCATTGATCATGTCAACGGGAATAGATGCCATAGAGATTCATACAAAAGTAGGGCGTTTGGCGGAGTTCCAGCGTTTGTGGTCAAACATCGCTCCTTGGGCAGATCAATTAAAGTTATTAGCTATCAGTTGCAATGATGGTGATGGTTTAATTGATTACCTACAAGCAATTTATGATCTAATTTCACCCCGTCCCCAAACCTTGATTTGGCAAACAGACGGGCGCTCTATGAGTGGTGATATCGGTGATGGTACTACTATAGCAGCGATAAAATTAGGACAAAAAGTTTTGGCAGCAAATCTACCTGGATATGTGCAGTTAGCTGGGGGTACTAATAGCTACACAGTTCCTAAATTAAAGGCAATGGGACTACTTCAGGAGGCAGGAGGCAGAAGGCAGGAGGCAGGAGGTAATAAGTTGTCCTCTCCTTCTGAACTCAGCACCCAGAACTCCATTGCTGGTGTTGCCTATGGTAGCTATGCTCGTGTGTTGCTGTCATCAGTTATTGACAAGTTGGAAAATCAGGAGGTGAGTTCCACTGGTGTTAAGGCAAGTCTGCGCCTTGAGGATGAACCGGAATTACTTTGGCAAGCGGTAAAACTTGCTGATTCTCTCGTTTCTCAGATTAAGTCACAGTAA
- the ctpA gene encoding carboxyl-terminal processing protease CtpA has protein sequence MGFMNKQVFRCGFSLLLAFGLAFGLTFGSIPPANALTQQQKLVSEVWRIVNRSYLDETFNHQNWTEVRQKAFKSPLGNDQEAYKVIQNMLKSLDDPFTRFLDPEQYRSLQVNTSGELTGVGLQIALNPQTGILEVITPIEGSPAEKAGLRPRDRILQIEGTSTANLTLDEAAARMRGQAGTVVTLLIGREGEADKEIILVRDRIELNPVVADLRLSPQGTPIGYIRLTQFNANAPMELAHAIHTLKQKSAAAYILDLRNNPGGLLQAGIEVARQWLDEGTIVYTVNRQGIQGDFEAYGQALTEAPLVILVNQGTASASEILAGALQDNGRAQLVGETTFGKGLIQSLFELSDGSGLAVTIAKYETPNHRDINKLGIKPDIVIPQEPISREQIGTAADGQYQAAMELLSKNLVVAGS, from the coding sequence ATGGGCTTCATGAATAAACAGGTTTTTCGGTGCGGATTTTCCTTGCTTTTAGCTTTTGGATTGGCTTTTGGCTTGACTTTTGGCTCAATTCCACCAGCAAATGCTCTAACTCAACAGCAAAAGTTAGTTTCTGAAGTTTGGCGAATTGTTAACCGATCTTATTTGGATGAAACATTTAATCATCAAAATTGGACAGAGGTACGACAAAAAGCTTTTAAGAGTCCGCTGGGAAATGACCAAGAAGCATACAAAGTAATTCAAAATATGCTCAAAAGCTTGGATGACCCTTTTACCAGGTTTCTAGACCCAGAGCAGTACCGCAGTTTACAGGTGAATACTTCTGGAGAATTGACAGGTGTGGGTTTACAAATTGCCCTCAATCCCCAGACAGGTATTTTAGAGGTAATTACACCTATAGAGGGGTCGCCGGCTGAAAAAGCAGGTTTAAGACCACGCGATCGCATTTTGCAGATTGAAGGAACATCCACAGCAAATCTGACTCTGGATGAAGCTGCGGCGCGGATGCGCGGACAGGCTGGTACTGTTGTTACTCTCTTAATTGGTAGAGAGGGAGAAGCAGATAAAGAAATTATACTGGTGCGCGATCGCATTGAACTGAATCCTGTAGTAGCCGATTTGCGTTTATCCCCCCAAGGAACACCCATTGGCTATATCCGCCTCACTCAATTTAATGCTAATGCACCAATGGAATTAGCACACGCTATTCATACTCTAAAACAAAAAAGCGCAGCAGCCTATATTCTAGATTTGCGAAATAATCCAGGGGGATTATTACAAGCGGGAATTGAAGTTGCTCGTCAGTGGTTAGATGAAGGCACAATAGTTTATACTGTCAATCGCCAAGGCATTCAAGGGGATTTTGAAGCTTATGGTCAAGCTTTGACAGAAGCTCCTTTAGTTATTTTGGTCAATCAAGGAACTGCAAGCGCGAGTGAAATTTTAGCTGGTGCTTTACAAGACAATGGACGCGCCCAGTTAGTAGGTGAAACTACTTTTGGCAAAGGGTTGATTCAGTCGTTATTTGAATTATCCGATGGTTCTGGTTTAGCAGTGACAATTGCTAAATATGAAACACCCAACCACCGGGATATTAACAAATTAGGTATTAAGCCGGACATAGTAATTCCCCAAGAACCAATCTCACGGGAGCAAATTGGCACAGCAGCAGATGGACAATATCAAGCTGCTATGGAACTGTTGAGCAAAAATTTGGTAGTAGCGGGTTCGTAA
- a CDS encoding type II toxin-antitoxin system Phd/YefM family antitoxin: protein MIELHPEFLTKNGEKQFAVLPYEEFLIIKEFLADLEDLRDLRDAKEEEKNSVSVSLADVKKMLLT, encoded by the coding sequence ATGATTGAATTACATCCTGAATTTTTAACAAAAAATGGTGAAAAACAATTTGCGGTTTTACCTTATGAAGAATTTTTAATAATTAAGGAATTCTTAGCAGATTTGGAAGATTTGCGTGATTTGCGAGATGCTAAGGAAGAAGAAAAAAATAGTGTTTCAGTATCTTTAGCTGATGTGAAAAAGATGTTACTAACTTAA
- the petB gene encoding cytochrome b6, with translation MASVYDWFEERLELQAIAEDVTSKYVPPHVNIFYCLGGITLVCFLIQFATGFAMTFYYKPTVAEAFSSVQYIMNEVNFGWLIRSIHRWSASMMVLMMILHVFRVYLTGGFKKPRELTWVSGVILAVITVSFGVTGYSLPWDQVGYWAVKIVSGVPEAIPVVGVLISDLLRGGSSVGQATLTRYYSAHTFVLPWLIAVFMLFHFLMIRKQGISGPL, from the coding sequence ATGGCCAGCGTTTATGATTGGTTTGAAGAACGTTTAGAACTTCAAGCTATTGCTGAAGATGTAACCAGCAAGTACGTACCTCCCCACGTTAATATCTTTTACTGCTTGGGTGGAATTACCCTAGTTTGCTTCCTGATTCAGTTTGCCACTGGGTTTGCGATGACATTCTACTACAAGCCCACAGTCGCAGAAGCATTTTCTTCAGTGCAGTACATCATGAATGAAGTCAACTTTGGTTGGCTAATTCGCTCCATTCACCGCTGGTCTGCCAGCATGATGGTATTAATGATGATTCTCCACGTTTTCCGAGTTTATTTGACTGGTGGTTTCAAAAAACCCCGCGAATTGACCTGGGTAAGTGGTGTCATCCTGGCAGTCATTACAGTCTCCTTTGGTGTAACTGGTTACTCCTTACCTTGGGACCAAGTTGGTTACTGGGCGGTGAAAATCGTTAGTGGTGTACCAGAAGCAATCCCCGTAGTTGGTGTTTTGATTTCTGACTTACTACGTGGTGGTTCTAGCGTTGGTCAAGCAACATTAACCCGCTACTATAGCGCCCACACATTCGTATTACCTTGGTTAATTGCGGTATTCATGCTTTTCCACTTCTTAATGATCCGCAAACAAGGTATTTCTGGACCATTGTAA
- a CDS encoding DUF1636 domain-containing protein, translating into MTADVTAHSLFVCKTCASVWQDGKRVGESGGQKLLQEIQQVAQNWHLRDEFPIKEVECMSACSRSCVVAFAGQGKLTYLFGDLPVDGCAEAVLECASKYYNHPNGVLPWSERPEPLKNGILARIPSL; encoded by the coding sequence ATGACTGCTGATGTAACTGCTCATAGTTTATTTGTGTGTAAAACCTGCGCTAGTGTTTGGCAAGATGGTAAGCGTGTCGGTGAAAGTGGTGGTCAAAAACTGTTACAAGAAATTCAACAAGTCGCACAAAATTGGCATTTACGGGATGAGTTCCCTATCAAAGAAGTTGAATGTATGAGTGCTTGTAGTCGTTCTTGTGTAGTCGCTTTTGCCGGTCAAGGTAAGTTAACTTATTTATTCGGTGATTTGCCAGTTGATGGTTGCGCGGAAGCAGTGTTGGAATGTGCAAGTAAATATTATAATCACCCTAATGGTGTTTTACCTTGGTCAGAACGTCCTGAACCTTTGAAAAACGGGATTTTGGCAAGGATTCCCAGTTTATAG
- a CDS encoding R3H domain-containing nucleic acid-binding protein yields the protein MTITEDLQKLLDILPQDLQQQLENHPKRDHLVEVVLDLGRRPEARFPHAAEYLSESPVTQAQIDDCIQRVGTFGGDNRAGIEQTLHRISAIRNRNGKIIGLTCRVGRAVFGTIGMIRDLVETGRSILMLGRPGVGKTTALREIARVLADELNKRVVIIDTSNEIAGDGDVAHPAIGRARRMQVAKPELQHQVMIEAVENHMPEVIVIDEIGTELEALAARTIAERGVQLVGTAHGNQIENLIKNPTLSDLVGGIQAVTLGDDEARRRGSQKTVLERKAPPTFEIAVEMLERQRWVVHESVADTVDTLLRGRQPNPQTRTVDEKGKVSITRQLSVVNGRGGHLASEDESFPAVKQVNGWRASGQMVALPPLSVERERVTGRSEFDRLLDESFNYGESVDFAKSKSAGPNGEDLPLHVYPYGVSRHQLEQVIGVLSLPVVLTKDIDSADAILALRSHVKNHAKLRQMAKARHVPIHVIKSSTIPQITRGLRRLLNIDEPEITDDQELQLFLHSGSDDEMDALEEARLAVEQIVIPKGQPVELLPRSAQVRKMQHELVEHYRLKSHSFGEEPNRRLRIYPA from the coding sequence ATGACGATTACAGAAGACCTGCAAAAGTTACTGGACATTTTACCCCAAGACCTACAACAGCAACTAGAGAACCATCCTAAAAGAGATCATTTAGTTGAAGTGGTTTTGGATCTAGGTCGTCGCCCAGAAGCTCGCTTTCCTCATGCTGCTGAGTATCTGAGCGAATCCCCTGTCACTCAAGCACAAATAGATGATTGTATTCAACGAGTCGGAACATTTGGTGGCGATAATCGGGCGGGTATTGAGCAAACTTTACATCGTATCAGTGCTATCCGCAATCGCAATGGTAAAATTATTGGCTTGACTTGTCGTGTGGGTCGGGCGGTATTTGGTACTATTGGCATGATCCGGGATTTGGTAGAAACTGGTAGATCCATTCTCATGCTAGGTCGGCCGGGTGTAGGTAAAACTACTGCTTTGCGGGAAATTGCCCGTGTGTTGGCAGATGAATTGAATAAACGAGTGGTGATTATTGACACCTCAAATGAAATTGCCGGAGATGGTGATGTTGCTCACCCAGCGATTGGTCGCGCTCGACGGATGCAGGTAGCAAAACCAGAATTACAGCATCAGGTGATGATTGAGGCGGTAGAAAACCATATGCCAGAAGTGATTGTCATTGATGAAATTGGTACAGAATTGGAAGCTTTAGCTGCACGTACAATTGCGGAGAGAGGTGTACAATTAGTGGGGACTGCCCACGGAAACCAAATTGAAAACTTGATCAAAAACCCCACTCTTTCTGATTTGGTGGGGGGTATTCAAGCGGTGACGCTAGGAGATGACGAAGCGAGAAGACGCGGTTCACAAAAAACGGTGTTGGAACGCAAAGCGCCTCCCACCTTTGAAATTGCTGTGGAAATGTTGGAGAGACAACGCTGGGTAGTACATGAAAGCGTGGCTGATACCGTTGATACTCTATTAAGAGGTCGTCAACCTAACCCACAAACGCGCACTGTGGACGAAAAGGGTAAGGTGTCTATTACTAGACAGTTATCTGTGGTTAATGGTCGCGGTGGTCATTTAGCTAGTGAGGATGAATCTTTTCCCGCGGTTAAGCAGGTTAATGGCTGGCGTGCTTCTGGTCAGATGGTAGCTTTACCGCCTTTGTCTGTGGAACGGGAACGGGTAACGGGACGCAGCGAGTTTGACCGCTTGTTAGATGAGTCTTTCAATTATGGGGAGAGTGTTGATTTTGCTAAGAGTAAATCAGCCGGTCCCAATGGGGAAGATTTGCCTTTGCACGTTTACCCCTATGGAGTGAGTCGTCACCAGTTGGAACAGGTGATTGGGGTGTTAAGTTTACCTGTGGTATTGACAAAAGACATAGATAGTGCTGATGCTATTTTGGCGTTGCGATCGCACGTCAAAAACCACGCAAAGTTAAGGCAAATGGCTAAGGCGCGTCATGTACCTATTCATGTGATTAAGTCTAGCACTATTCCTCAAATTACTCGCGGTTTGCGGCGGTTGTTGAACATTGACGAGCCGGAAATTACGGATGATCAGGAATTGCAATTGTTTTTGCACAGTGGTAGTGATGACGAAATGGACGCTTTGGAGGAAGCGAGACTTGCGGTTGAACAAATTGTTATTCCTAAAGGTCAACCAGTGGAGTTGTTACCTCGTTCTGCTCAGGTGCGGAAAATGCAGCATGAGTTGGTAGAGCATTATCGGCTTAAATCTCATAGTTTTGGTGAAGAACCAAATCGCAGGTTAAGGATTTATCCTGCTTAA
- a CDS encoding MBL fold metallo-hydrolase, protein MFPSTQQPSHKIKPPQIILSGQIPGGETLSSSMETGSVSPDLGINKILALPPNRDTLGGTSYLIVRNEGNILIDCPALEQINHDFGDDFWDNQGGTPFKQGGVRSLFITHRGAIGKVAEIQQALDCEIIIQEQEAYLLPGLTVTTFSQELTLDDTTQIIWTPGHSPGSSCLYYREFGGVLFSGRHLLPNLQGEPVPFRMAKTFHWPRQLKSVQALRDRFSPETLQYICPGANIGFLRGKHIIDKAYQRLGNRDW, encoded by the coding sequence ATGTTTCCCTCAACTCAACAACCAAGTCATAAAATTAAGCCCCCACAAATTATACTTTCTGGACAAATACCAGGAGGAGAAACTCTCTCCTCTTCGATGGAAACAGGATCAGTATCTCCCGACTTGGGTATAAACAAAATTCTTGCCTTGCCACCAAATCGGGACACATTGGGGGGAACTTCTTATCTTATTGTAAGAAATGAAGGTAATATTCTCATCGACTGCCCAGCCCTGGAGCAAATTAATCATGATTTTGGGGATGATTTTTGGGACAACCAGGGGGGTACTCCGTTTAAACAGGGTGGTGTGCGTTCGTTGTTTATTACTCATCGCGGTGCTATTGGTAAAGTCGCAGAAATTCAACAAGCCCTTGATTGTGAGATTATCATTCAAGAACAAGAAGCTTATTTGTTACCTGGTTTAACTGTTACTACCTTTTCTCAAGAATTGACTCTTGATGACACCACACAAATTATTTGGACACCCGGCCATTCTCCAGGCTCTTCATGTCTATATTATCGTGAATTTGGGGGAGTTTTATTTTCAGGACGGCATTTACTCCCTAACTTGCAAGGTGAACCTGTGCCATTTCGCATGGCAAAAACTTTTCACTGGCCTAGACAACTTAAAAGTGTTCAAGCATTGCGCGATCGCTTTTCACCAGAAACTCTACAATACATTTGCCCCGGCGCTAACATCGGCTTCCTCCGAGGTAAACACATCATTGACAAAGCTTATCAGAGATTAGGGAATAGGGACTGGTGA